The following proteins come from a genomic window of uncultured Methanobrevibacter sp.:
- the frhB gene encoding coenzyme F420 hydrogenase subunit beta, with translation MPLGTYKEALSARSTDSKILEVSQDGGIVSALLCYALDEGIIEGAVVAGTPDEDWRPIPTVVTSADEVIAAAGTKYSMSPTLSAVKTATRQYGLEKVGVVATPCQTQGLRKAQAYPFTRFVVDKIKLMIGIYCMENFPMASLDTFATAKLGFDSLTDATKMDIGKGKFWLTKDGEDSGLAIKETHGYEQAGCNICMDYVAEWADVSTGSVGSPDGWSTVLTRTDDGESIFKAAVDAGLIETKPMDEVKPGLPLLEKLAKGKKDKNGKERERRAKLGLPLPVEY, from the coding sequence ATGCCATTAGGTACTTACAAAGAAGCATTATCTGCTAGATCTACTGATAGCAAAATTTTAGAAGTATCACAAGACGGAGGAATTGTTTCAGCATTACTCTGTTACGCACTCGATGAAGGAATCATTGAAGGTGCTGTTGTAGCTGGAACTCCTGATGAAGATTGGAGACCTATTCCTACTGTAGTAACTTCTGCTGATGAAGTTATCGCAGCTGCAGGAACCAAATACTCAATGTCCCCAACTTTATCTGCTGTAAAAACCGCAACCCGTCAATACGGATTAGAAAAAGTCGGTGTTGTTGCAACTCCATGTCAAACCCAAGGTTTAAGAAAAGCACAAGCTTATCCATTCACTAGATTTGTCGTTGACAAAATCAAATTAATGATTGGTATCTACTGTATGGAAAACTTCCCTATGGCTTCTCTTGACACTTTTGCAACCGCAAAATTAGGATTCGACAGCTTAACCGATGCTACTAAAATGGACATTGGAAAAGGAAAATTCTGGTTAACTAAAGATGGCGAAGACTCAGGTTTAGCTATCAAAGAAACCCACGGATACGAACAAGCTGGATGTAACATCTGTATGGATTACGTTGCTGAATGGGCTGACGTATCAACCGGTTCTGTAGGATCTCCTGACGGATGGTCTACTGTTTTAACCAGAACTGATGACGGTGAATCAATATTCAAAGCTGCTGTTGACGCTGGTTTAATTGAAACAAAACCAATGGACGAAGTAAAACCAGGTCTTCCTTTACTTGAAAAATTAGCTAAAGGTAAGAAAGACAAAAACGGCAAAGAACGTGAAAGAAGAGCTAAATTAGGATTACCACTTCCTGTGGAATACTAA